A genomic stretch from Achromobacter spanius includes:
- a CDS encoding beta-ketoacyl-ACP synthase, with amino-acid sequence MNRSPITSWLSAPGIVCALGAGVDAVAHAAFNGDTRGMRRQTGWVNGRSLTLGAYDGALPSISDSLPAHLHSRNNRLLLACADQIASPLQRAIARHGPARIAVVLGTSTSGVNDNAPDFRALAAEGAFPPGYDYRRQALPSPASFLAAHLGVTGPAYTLSTACTSSARALLSARRLLALGLCDAVVCGGADTLCRLTINGFATLEAIDDGLCQPFSANRRGINIGEAGVLFVMERDTSDADAVALLGGGASSDAWHMSAPEPSGAGARQAMLAALQDADVMPANIGWVNLHGTGTVHNDAMESQAMHAVFPEGVPCASTKALTGHTLGAAGAMEAALAWMTLSARTADGRLMPHVWDGQPDPALPALDFSSSVHRYAQGRPRIAMSNSFAFGGNNASLILGARP; translated from the coding sequence ATGAATAGAAGCCCCATCACCAGTTGGCTAAGCGCTCCCGGCATCGTCTGTGCGCTGGGCGCGGGCGTGGACGCCGTCGCGCATGCGGCCTTCAACGGCGACACCCGAGGCATGCGCCGGCAGACCGGCTGGGTCAACGGTCGCAGCCTGACGCTGGGCGCTTATGACGGCGCTTTGCCGTCGATTTCCGATTCTCTGCCCGCGCACCTGCACAGCCGCAACAACCGCCTGCTGCTTGCCTGCGCGGACCAGATCGCGTCGCCGTTGCAGCGTGCCATCGCCCGCCATGGCCCAGCCCGCATTGCCGTGGTGCTGGGCACCAGCACGTCGGGCGTGAACGACAATGCGCCGGACTTCCGGGCGCTTGCCGCCGAAGGCGCTTTTCCCCCTGGGTACGATTACCGCCGCCAGGCACTGCCGTCGCCCGCGTCGTTCCTGGCCGCGCACCTGGGCGTGACCGGCCCGGCCTATACGCTGTCCACCGCGTGCACGTCCAGCGCCCGCGCGCTGCTGTCGGCACGCCGCTTGTTGGCCCTGGGCCTTTGCGACGCAGTGGTGTGCGGCGGCGCGGATACGCTCTGCCGCCTGACGATCAACGGCTTCGCCACGCTGGAAGCCATCGACGACGGGCTCTGCCAGCCGTTCTCGGCCAACCGCCGTGGCATCAACATCGGCGAAGCGGGCGTCCTGTTCGTGATGGAACGCGACACCTCTGATGCGGATGCCGTGGCGCTGCTGGGCGGCGGCGCCAGTTCGGACGCCTGGCATATGTCGGCGCCCGAGCCCTCCGGCGCGGGCGCGCGGCAAGCCATGCTTGCCGCCCTACAGGACGCCGACGTCATGCCCGCCAACATCGGCTGGGTCAATTTGCATGGCACCGGCACGGTGCACAACGACGCCATGGAAAGCCAGGCCATGCATGCCGTGTTTCCCGAAGGTGTGCCCTGCGCGTCCACCAAGGCCTTGACCGGCCACACGCTGGGCGCCGCCGGCGCCATGGAAGCGGCGCTGGCGTGGATGACGCTGTCCGCGCGCACGGCCGATGGACGGCTCATGCCGCACGTCTGGGACGGCCAGCCCGACCCGGCCCTGCCCGCGCTGGATTTCAGCAGCAGCGTGCACCGCTACGCCCAAGGCCGGCCGCGCATCGCCATGAGCAACTCGTTCGCGTTCGGCGGCAACAACGCCAGCCTGATCCTGGGAGCCCGCCCATGA
- a CDS encoding outer membrane lipoprotein carrier protein LolA — translation MIAPNINALSMKARHMKALGMNVFRSLHPATHIQAARAVAHRVALLLLLAALPAHAHAFGLDDLQTQLRATPIVRGHFVQQKFLRSLPQPLTSRGDFTLAAGKGLLWLLRTPIAQDLRINAKGIARRDESGAWQALPQQTGSSRENQLFLAVLAGDTKGLQENFDLTLTGQADAWQLLLTPRSALLRQIFDNIQINGGKLVDRIELRETQGDRSVLQMTDAAAADALTAEEQRAFSD, via the coding sequence ATGATCGCGCCGAACATAAACGCGCTCAGCATGAAGGCACGCCACATGAAGGCGCTCGGCATGAACGTGTTCCGCTCCTTGCACCCGGCCACTCACATTCAGGCCGCGCGCGCCGTCGCGCATCGTGTGGCCTTGCTGCTGTTGCTGGCCGCCCTGCCCGCCCACGCGCACGCCTTTGGCCTGGACGACCTGCAAACCCAGTTGCGCGCCACGCCCATCGTGCGCGGCCACTTCGTGCAGCAAAAATTCCTGCGCTCGCTGCCGCAGCCGCTGACCAGCCGGGGTGACTTCACGCTGGCCGCCGGCAAGGGGCTGTTGTGGCTGCTGCGCACCCCCATCGCGCAAGACCTGCGCATCAACGCCAAGGGCATTGCGCGGCGCGACGAATCCGGCGCTTGGCAAGCCCTGCCACAGCAAACCGGATCCAGCCGCGAGAACCAGCTGTTCCTGGCGGTGCTGGCGGGCGACACGAAGGGCCTGCAAGAAAACTTCGACCTGACGCTGACGGGCCAGGCCGACGCCTGGCAGTTGCTGTTGACGCCCCGTTCCGCCTTGCTGCGCCAGATTTTTGACAACATCCAGATCAACGGCGGCAAGCTTGTCGACCGCATCGAACTGCGCGAAACCCAAGGCGACCGCAGCGTCCTGCAAATGACAGACGCGGCCGCCGCCGATGCGCTGACCGCCGAGGAGCAACGTGCGTTTTCCGATTGA
- a CDS encoding phosphopantetheine-binding protein, which produces MNQLELELKTLVIESLGLEDITPDDIASDSQLFGDGLGLDSVDALELGLALQKRYSIAIDPETRNMREHFTSINSLAAFVTAQRRA; this is translated from the coding sequence ATGAACCAACTGGAACTTGAGCTTAAAACGCTCGTCATTGAATCGCTGGGGCTGGAAGACATCACCCCCGACGACATCGCGTCCGACTCGCAACTCTTCGGCGACGGCCTGGGGCTGGATTCGGTCGATGCGCTGGAGCTGGGCCTGGCGCTGCAAAAGCGCTACAGCATCGCCATCGACCCGGAAACGCGCAACATGCGCGAGCATTTCACCAGCATCAACAGCCTGGCGGCCTTTGTCACCGCGCAGCGGCGCGCCTGA
- a CDS encoding glycosyl transferase, with protein MNATDPHWAHQAERGSPALMRLTAWAARTLGRRVVAPVVWLVVLYFYAFGGRARRAIAQYQQRLSQTAPLRQERQPPSQHPSRTAPLPRTLPVYRQYLAFADAMLDKLDVWQGKITMSHLDISDPDGLHAQMGVGRGQILVGSHLGNLEVCRALAEQSGLLRLNVLVHSKHAVHFNRLLGEAGGGLRMIQVSELDAPVMLDLAQRLERGEWLAIAGDRVPLQGDRTTLVDFLGARAPLPQGPWLLAGLLRCPVNVLFCTRHGARYRVAMERLSDGIEWTRATRQERIAHWAQRYADRLAAHCRQAPLQWFNFYPFWKDDA; from the coding sequence TTGAACGCCACCGATCCCCACTGGGCCCACCAGGCTGAACGCGGCAGCCCCGCGCTGATGCGCCTGACGGCCTGGGCCGCCCGCACGCTGGGCCGCCGCGTCGTGGCGCCGGTGGTGTGGTTGGTCGTGCTGTACTTCTACGCCTTCGGTGGCCGCGCGCGGCGTGCTATCGCGCAATACCAGCAGCGGCTGTCGCAAACCGCGCCGCTGCGACAAGAACGGCAGCCCCCCTCGCAGCATCCATCGCGAACCGCGCCGCTGCCACGCACCCTGCCGGTGTACCGCCAGTACCTGGCGTTTGCCGACGCCATGCTGGACAAGCTGGATGTCTGGCAAGGCAAGATCACGATGTCGCACCTGGACATCTCCGACCCCGACGGCCTGCACGCGCAGATGGGCGTGGGCCGGGGCCAGATCCTGGTGGGCTCGCACCTGGGCAACCTCGAAGTCTGCCGCGCGCTGGCCGAACAGTCGGGCCTGCTGCGGCTAAACGTCTTGGTGCACAGCAAGCATGCCGTCCACTTCAACCGCCTGCTGGGCGAAGCGGGCGGCGGGCTGCGCATGATTCAAGTCAGCGAACTGGATGCGCCCGTCATGCTGGACCTGGCGCAGCGGCTGGAACGTGGCGAATGGCTTGCCATTGCCGGCGACCGCGTGCCGCTGCAAGGCGACCGCACCACCCTGGTTGATTTCCTGGGCGCCCGCGCCCCGCTGCCGCAAGGGCCGTGGCTGCTGGCCGGCCTGCTGCGCTGTCCTGTCAACGTGCTGTTCTGCACGCGCCACGGCGCGCGTTATCGCGTCGCCATGGAACGCCTGTCCGACGGCATCGAATGGACGCGCGCGACGCGCCAGGAACGCATCGCCCATTGGGCGCAACGCTACGCCGACCGCCTGGCCGCGCATTGCCGCCAGGCGCCGCTACAGTGGTTCAACTTCTACCCATTCTGGAAAGACGATGCGTAA
- a CDS encoding AMP-binding protein — protein sequence MRWTPLEHLLLPSDDTDSLWIADEPPLARAAFAQASLRVAGALQARAPHRVALWFDDAAALAIALFACWRAGVIAVLPGDTQPATCAALDAEVAGWLTDADLPLPPARLWRLANLQDHSALAPASLDPSLSLVLCTSGSSGTPKHLHKTWRQLSAEVHALQQQWPDLDAPVLGSVSAQHMYGLPFRVLWPLCAGRQIDRRQRLYPEELQQASLRYPTFTWIASPALLRRLGQRLDWAQLRGRLLRIHSSGGALPPEVSDDIERELGLRPTEIYGSSETGAVAWRCGSADWQPLPGAAISLNADGALRVQSPWVHTADEQTADGAQLTADGFQLLGRLDRIVKIEEKRISLPMLEQCLMRHAYVSDARVGSATGATRLTGLVALSATGLHTLRNQGRKTVVDALRAHLGAGFESLAIPRAWRFFRHLPSNAQGKLPQFLFDVAAGPRPVDPITQEVPGQPANERRYTLDIPYDLAYFSGHFPSVPVVPGVAQISWAVSLAQRELCPGLRFGGMEALKFQRLLRPGDRAQLALRWDDAKQKLYFTCTVDDAPCSSGRIPHQDGHDATT from the coding sequence ATGCGCTGGACACCGCTGGAACACCTGCTGCTGCCGTCGGACGATACCGACAGCCTGTGGATCGCCGACGAGCCGCCGCTTGCGCGTGCCGCCTTCGCGCAAGCCAGCCTGCGCGTGGCCGGGGCCTTGCAGGCCCGCGCGCCGCACCGCGTTGCGCTGTGGTTCGACGACGCCGCGGCGCTGGCCATTGCTCTTTTCGCCTGCTGGCGCGCGGGCGTCATCGCCGTGCTTCCCGGCGATACGCAACCCGCCACCTGCGCCGCGCTGGACGCGGAAGTCGCCGGATGGCTCACCGACGCCGACCTGCCGCTGCCGCCCGCCCGACTATGGCGGCTGGCCAACCTGCAAGACCATTCCGCGCTGGCGCCCGCCAGCCTGGACCCGTCCCTGAGCCTGGTGCTGTGTACCTCGGGCTCAAGCGGTACGCCCAAGCATCTGCACAAAACGTGGCGGCAGTTGTCGGCAGAGGTCCATGCCTTGCAGCAGCAATGGCCCGACCTGGATGCGCCCGTGCTGGGTAGCGTCTCGGCCCAGCACATGTATGGCCTGCCTTTCCGCGTGCTGTGGCCGCTATGCGCGGGCAGGCAGATCGACCGCCGCCAACGGCTCTATCCCGAAGAGCTGCAACAGGCCAGCCTGCGTTATCCGACCTTTACCTGGATCGCCAGCCCCGCCCTGTTGCGCCGCCTGGGCCAACGCCTGGATTGGGCGCAACTGCGCGGCCGGCTGCTGCGCATCCACTCGTCGGGCGGCGCGCTGCCGCCAGAGGTTTCCGACGACATTGAACGCGAACTGGGCCTGCGTCCCACCGAAATCTACGGCAGTTCTGAAACCGGCGCGGTGGCCTGGCGCTGCGGGTCGGCGGACTGGCAGCCGCTGCCGGGCGCGGCCATCAGCCTGAACGCCGACGGCGCCTTGCGCGTGCAATCGCCGTGGGTACATACCGCCGACGAGCAGACCGCCGACGGCGCGCAGCTTACCGCCGATGGCTTCCAGCTACTGGGCCGCCTGGACCGCATCGTCAAGATCGAAGAAAAGCGGATCTCGCTGCCCATGCTGGAACAGTGCTTGATGCGCCACGCCTATGTCAGCGACGCGCGCGTTGGTAGCGCCACCGGCGCCACGCGCCTGACGGGGCTGGTGGCGCTGTCGGCCACGGGCCTGCATACGCTGCGCAACCAGGGCCGCAAAACCGTCGTTGACGCGCTGCGCGCGCACCTGGGCGCCGGATTCGAATCCTTGGCCATCCCGCGCGCGTGGCGTTTTTTCAGGCACCTGCCCAGCAATGCGCAAGGCAAGCTGCCGCAATTTTTGTTCGACGTGGCCGCAGGCCCACGCCCGGTAGACCCCATCACGCAGGAAGTGCCCGGCCAGCCCGCCAACGAACGCCGCTACACGCTGGACATTCCCTACGACCTGGCTTACTTCAGCGGGCATTTTCCGTCCGTGCCCGTGGTGCCTGGCGTGGCCCAGATCAGTTGGGCCGTGTCGCTCGCCCAACGCGAGCTGTGCCCCGGCTTGCGCTTTGGCGGCATGGAGGCCTTGAAGTTCCAGCGTCTGCTGCGCCCGGGCGACCGCGCCCAGCTTGCCTTGCGCTGGGACGACGCCAAACAGAAGCTGTACTTCACCTGCACGGTGGACGACGCCCCTTGCTCGTCCGGCCGCATTCCGCATCAAGACGGCCATGACGCAACAACATAA
- a CDS encoding glycosyltransferase family 2 protein, which yields MTQQHKLCAVIPVYNHGATVAAVHAKLAAQGLPCVLVDDGSEPGCAAVLDALATQPRTHLIRRAENGGKGAAVQDGLRAAATFGYTHALQVDADGQHALADAVAFAHASRAQPQAVICGAPVYGDDVPRSRLYGRWLTRVWVWINTLSLDIPDAMCGFRVYPLARVLPVIEQARVGRRMDFDIAILVRLHWRGVPMAWLPTRVSYPEGGVSHFKGLRDNLLISRMHARLFFGMLGRAPVLLWRRLAQKARP from the coding sequence ATGACGCAACAACATAAGCTCTGCGCGGTCATCCCCGTCTATAACCACGGCGCCACCGTCGCGGCCGTGCACGCAAAATTGGCTGCGCAGGGCCTGCCCTGCGTGTTGGTGGACGACGGCTCTGAACCCGGCTGCGCCGCCGTGCTGGACGCATTGGCCACGCAGCCCCGCACGCATTTGATTCGCCGCGCCGAGAACGGCGGCAAGGGCGCGGCGGTGCAGGACGGCCTGCGCGCCGCCGCCACGTTCGGCTATACCCACGCCTTGCAGGTGGACGCCGACGGCCAGCACGCGCTGGCGGACGCCGTGGCCTTTGCCCACGCCTCGCGTGCCCAGCCGCAAGCCGTGATCTGCGGCGCGCCGGTCTATGGCGACGACGTGCCGCGCAGCCGTCTTTACGGACGCTGGCTGACCCGCGTCTGGGTATGGATCAACACGCTGTCGCTCGACATCCCCGACGCCATGTGCGGCTTTCGCGTCTATCCGCTGGCGCGCGTGCTGCCGGTTATTGAGCAGGCCCGCGTGGGCCGCCGCATGGATTTCGACATCGCCATTCTGGTGCGCCTGCATTGGCGCGGCGTGCCGATGGCCTGGCTGCCCACCCGCGTCAGCTACCCCGAAGGCGGCGTGTCGCACTTCAAGGGCCTGCGCGACAACCTGCTGATCAGCCGCATGCACGCGCGGCTGTTCTTCGGCATGCTGGGCCGCGCGCCCGTCTTGCTTTGGCGCCGCCTGGCGCAAAAGGCGCGCCCTTGA
- a CDS encoding acyl carrier protein, which yields MHTREDIFNTLRDALVELFEIEPERVTPEANLYTDLEIDSIDAIDLIDHVRRQTGRKLDANDFRTVRTVEDVVQAMWQKQAPDA from the coding sequence ATGCATACCCGCGAGGACATCTTCAATACGCTGCGCGATGCGCTGGTCGAACTGTTCGAGATCGAACCCGAGCGCGTCACGCCAGAGGCCAATCTGTATACCGATCTGGAAATCGACAGCATCGACGCCATCGACCTGATCGACCACGTGCGCCGCCAGACCGGCCGCAAACTGGACGCGAACGACTTCCGCACGGTGCGAACCGTCGAGGACGTGGTCCAGGCCATGTGGCAAAAGCAGGCTCCCGACGCATGA
- a CDS encoding acyl-CoA thioesterase, whose amino-acid sequence MRKRGLIGAEIDIRVPFFDVDSLNVVWHGHYVKYLEQARCELLDQLGHNYDAMRASGYAWPVIDLHLRYAQPAQFGQRLTVRAELVEWENRLKINYLILDAATGQRLTRGTSEQVAVCIETREMQLTSPAAFVDAVRRKLQSLESAT is encoded by the coding sequence ATGCGTAAACGAGGCCTTATCGGCGCGGAAATCGACATCCGCGTACCGTTCTTCGACGTCGATTCGCTCAACGTCGTGTGGCACGGCCACTACGTGAAGTACCTGGAACAGGCGCGCTGCGAACTGCTGGACCAACTGGGCCACAACTACGACGCCATGCGCGCCAGTGGCTATGCCTGGCCGGTGATCGATCTGCATCTGCGCTATGCCCAGCCCGCCCAGTTCGGCCAGCGCCTGACGGTGCGCGCCGAACTGGTGGAATGGGAAAACCGCTTGAAAATCAACTACCTGATCCTGGACGCGGCCACGGGCCAGCGGCTGACGCGCGGCACCTCGGAACAAGTCGCGGTGTGCATCGAAACCCGCGAAATGCAATTGACCTCGCCCGCCGCCTTCGTGGACGCCGTGCGGCGCAAGCTGCAATCGCTGGAGTCCGCGACATGA
- a CDS encoding NAD(P)/FAD-dependent oxidoreductase: protein MEHREVVVIGAGPAGAVAAALLKRQGHDVLMLERQQFPRFSIGESLLAHCLEFVEEAGMMPAVNAAGFQVKNGAAFARGDDYTYFDFRDKFTAGPGTTFQVQRAQFDKVLADDAARQGVDVRYLQEVTAADFSSEQPVLNVLGSNGDSYQVQTRFVLDASGYGRVLARLLDLERPSSMPPRKAIFTHIEDRIDDPGFDREKILISVHPEQPGIWYWLIPFSNGRCSFGVVGGQDLFGGPDQDLMTTLRAMADAAPNLKRVLANAVWDTPANTIGGYSASVTRLHGPGYALLGNAAEFLDPVFSSGVTIALRSSKLATDALHRQLRGELVDWQADFSAPLMRGVETFRAYVQGWYSGEFQDVVFHKNPQPEIRRMISSILAGYAWDTANPFVASPQRRLRMLSELCRGAATQAEPV from the coding sequence ATGGAACATCGTGAAGTCGTCGTCATTGGAGCAGGCCCCGCTGGCGCGGTCGCGGCCGCGCTGCTCAAGCGGCAAGGCCACGATGTGCTGATGCTGGAACGCCAACAGTTCCCGCGCTTTTCCATCGGCGAAAGCCTGCTGGCCCACTGTCTGGAATTCGTGGAAGAAGCCGGCATGATGCCCGCCGTGAACGCGGCGGGCTTTCAAGTGAAGAACGGCGCCGCCTTTGCGCGCGGCGACGACTACACCTACTTTGACTTCCGCGACAAATTCACGGCCGGCCCTGGCACCACCTTCCAGGTACAGCGCGCGCAGTTCGACAAGGTGCTGGCCGACGACGCCGCCCGCCAGGGCGTGGACGTGCGCTACCTGCAGGAAGTGACCGCCGCGGATTTCAGCAGCGAGCAGCCCGTGCTGAACGTGCTTGGCTCCAACGGCGACAGCTATCAGGTTCAGACCCGCTTCGTGCTGGACGCCAGTGGCTACGGCCGCGTGCTGGCGCGCCTGCTGGACCTGGAACGCCCGTCGTCCATGCCGCCGCGCAAAGCCATCTTCACGCACATCGAAGACCGCATCGACGACCCCGGCTTTGACCGCGAGAAGATCCTGATCAGCGTGCATCCCGAACAGCCCGGCATCTGGTACTGGCTGATTCCGTTTTCCAACGGCCGCTGCTCGTTCGGCGTGGTGGGCGGACAGGATCTGTTCGGCGGACCCGACCAGGACTTGATGACTACCCTGCGCGCCATGGCGGATGCCGCCCCGAACCTCAAGCGCGTGCTGGCCAACGCGGTCTGGGACACGCCCGCCAACACCATCGGCGGCTACTCCGCCAGCGTCACACGGCTGCACGGCCCCGGCTATGCGCTGCTGGGCAACGCCGCCGAATTCCTGGATCCGGTGTTTTCATCGGGCGTGACCATCGCCCTGCGTTCGTCCAAACTGGCCACCGATGCCTTGCACCGCCAATTGCGTGGCGAACTGGTTGATTGGCAGGCGGACTTTTCCGCCCCCTTGATGCGGGGCGTGGAAACCTTCCGCGCCTATGTGCAGGGCTGGTACAGCGGCGAATTCCAGGACGTGGTGTTCCACAAGAACCCGCAACCGGAAATCCGCCGCATGATCAGCTCCATTCTGGCCGGCTACGCCTGGGACACGGCCAACCCCTTTGTGGCCAGTCCGCAGCGCCGCCTGCGCATGCTCAGCGAACTTTGCCGTGGCGCCGCCACGCAAGCGGAACCGGTCTGA
- a CDS encoding MMPL family transporter, translating to MRFPIERWLPRLFKLGLLLVLCVGAWQCRHGWPVSANLMELVPHARADATRQLAETRIQQPLSRQLLALVAAPPRADPVAPARALAARLQESGLFASVQLELNVDVPALRAQLLAGRLAMLPVADREQLASDPTAYAQRRARELSDPFSSSGLVSVDQDWLGLTRRAEQALRPGGTVQYDMGSGTLQADHGGKRWVLVRAETRADAFDTDAPQDLSARIDEARQALRADGAELLVAGGPLYAAAGRAQAMAESTWIGSIALAGIVLVLLLALRRVRALLAFVPVAVGLLTGAVACVAVFGSIHVLTLVIGASLIGVAVDFPMHWLGKSYGMPDWRAWPALRRVLPGLSISLAASLVGYIALAFTPFPALTQTAVFSAAGLLGAYACTVCQLPAWMNGWQPRPWPPLLQAAEAALRLRERLAGRRMLLVLGALALSAATVGGISRLVIQDDLRQWLSLPAPLLQQARQIGEITGFTPTSQFFLVRGANADQLLRRQAQVANKLDALVKRGDLAGYNALSQLVSPAEDQRALGQRLAALAQQPQVWKPLTDLGIPFDAVQHELQALAALPALSIDAALQGPLAERWRAQWLGEHNGEAAGMVTLRGLRNTAALDGITQGLPGVELVDRSGDLNRMFASTRIEAAELKLLSYGVAAVLLLLTLGRAATWRILAVPVAATACALAALGYLGQPLTLFSLFGLLLVSAIGVDYAIFMYERVAGAAASLVGILLGAVTTLLSFGLLAVSQTPAIANFGMAVALGVGFSLLWSPWVRPPPAA from the coding sequence GTGCGTTTTCCGATTGAACGCTGGCTGCCCCGACTCTTCAAGCTGGGCTTGTTGCTGGTGCTGTGCGTAGGTGCCTGGCAGTGCCGCCATGGCTGGCCGGTGTCCGCCAACCTGATGGAACTGGTGCCGCACGCCCGCGCCGACGCCACACGGCAGTTGGCCGAAACCCGCATCCAGCAACCGCTGTCGCGGCAGTTGCTGGCGCTGGTGGCCGCACCGCCTCGCGCCGACCCGGTTGCGCCCGCGCGCGCCTTGGCCGCGCGCCTGCAGGAAAGCGGCCTGTTCGCGTCGGTACAGCTTGAATTGAATGTGGACGTGCCCGCGCTGCGCGCGCAACTGCTGGCGGGCAGGCTCGCCATGCTGCCCGTGGCCGACCGCGAGCAACTGGCCTCCGACCCCACCGCCTACGCCCAGCGGCGCGCGCGTGAGTTGTCCGACCCGTTTTCATCGTCGGGACTGGTGTCCGTGGACCAGGACTGGCTGGGCCTGACGCGGCGCGCCGAACAGGCGCTGCGCCCGGGCGGCACCGTGCAATACGACATGGGCAGCGGCACGCTGCAAGCCGATCACGGCGGCAAGCGCTGGGTGCTGGTGCGGGCGGAGACCCGCGCGGATGCTTTCGACACCGACGCGCCGCAAGACCTGTCGGCCCGCATCGATGAAGCCCGACAAGCGCTGCGCGCCGACGGCGCGGAATTGTTGGTGGCGGGCGGCCCGCTGTACGCCGCGGCCGGGCGCGCGCAGGCCATGGCGGAAAGCACGTGGATCGGGTCCATCGCCTTGGCGGGCATCGTGCTTGTGCTGCTGCTGGCCTTGCGCCGCGTGCGCGCCCTGCTGGCGTTCGTGCCCGTGGCGGTGGGCTTGCTGACCGGTGCGGTAGCCTGCGTTGCCGTGTTCGGTTCGATCCATGTGCTGACGCTGGTGATCGGCGCCAGCCTGATCGGCGTGGCGGTGGACTTTCCCATGCACTGGCTGGGCAAAAGCTATGGCATGCCCGACTGGCGGGCGTGGCCCGCGTTGCGCCGCGTGTTGCCGGGGCTGAGCATCAGCCTGGCGGCCAGTCTGGTCGGCTACATCGCGCTGGCCTTCACCCCGTTTCCCGCCCTGACGCAGACCGCCGTCTTTTCGGCGGCTGGCCTGTTGGGCGCCTACGCCTGCACGGTGTGCCAGTTGCCGGCCTGGATGAACGGCTGGCAACCCCGCCCCTGGCCGCCCCTATTGCAAGCCGCCGAGGCCGCGCTGCGCCTGCGCGAACGCCTGGCGGGCCGGCGCATGCTGTTGGTGCTTGGGGCGCTGGCGCTCAGCGCCGCTACCGTCGGCGGCATCAGCCGGCTGGTTATCCAGGACGACCTGCGCCAATGGCTGAGCCTGCCCGCGCCGCTGTTGCAGCAGGCACGCCAGATCGGCGAGATCACCGGCTTCACGCCCACCAGCCAGTTCTTCCTGGTGCGCGGCGCCAACGCTGATCAACTGCTGCGCAGGCAGGCCCAAGTGGCCAACAAGCTGGACGCGCTGGTCAAGCGCGGCGATCTTGCCGGTTACAACGCGCTGAGCCAACTGGTGTCGCCGGCTGAAGACCAGCGGGCGCTGGGCCAACGCCTGGCAGCCCTGGCCCAACAGCCGCAGGTGTGGAAGCCATTGACCGACCTCGGCATTCCCTTCGACGCCGTGCAACACGAACTGCAAGCCCTGGCCGCGCTGCCCGCGCTCAGCATCGACGCCGCGCTGCAAGGACCGCTGGCCGAACGCTGGCGCGCGCAGTGGCTGGGTGAGCACAACGGCGAGGCGGCCGGCATGGTCACCTTGCGGGGCCTGCGCAACACCGCCGCGCTGGACGGCATCACGCAAGGGCTGCCCGGTGTTGAACTGGTGGACCGCAGCGGTGACCTGAACCGCATGTTCGCATCCACCCGCATCGAAGCCGCCGAACTCAAGCTGCTGTCCTACGGGGTGGCGGCGGTGTTGCTGCTGCTGACCCTGGGCCGCGCCGCCACCTGGCGCATCCTGGCGGTGCCCGTGGCCGCCACTGCCTGCGCCCTGGCGGCCCTGGGATACCTGGGCCAGCCGCTGACCTTGTTCAGCCTATTCGGGCTGCTGCTGGTGTCCGCCATCGGCGTGGACTACGCCATCTTCATGTATGAACGCGTGGCGGGCGCGGCAGCCAGCCTGGTCGGCATCTTGCTGGGCGCCGTCACCACGCTGCTGTCGTTCGGCTTGCTGGCCGTGAGCCAGACGCCCGCCATTGCCAACTTCGGCATGGCGGTGGCGCTGGGCGTCGGCTTTTCCTTGCTGTGGTCACCCTGGGTGCGTCCGCCCCCGGCGGCCTGA